The following DNA comes from Acidimicrobiia bacterium.
AACGGCCGGCCCTTTCTCCCCGAATCCCATCAACGGGCACCGCTAACTTGGACGCACGAGCTACGAACTGATCCGCGCACTTACGCCGAGAACACTACCTCCGCGTGTCCTGATAGGACAGGAAGCTGGGAGCAAGAGGCCACCAAAAGGGGTTTCAATGTAGCCGCTCGCTGACCACTTTCAACTGGGTAAACTCCTCCAACCCAAGTTGTCCATACTCAACGCCCATACCCGACGATTTCACGCCGCCGAACGGGACGTCATGAGAAAGTTCGCCATGAGTGTTTACCCACACTGTGCCGACCTTTAGGCGCGACGCGACCTTCTGTGCTAAGGCGCCGTTGCCCGTCCAAACCGATGCCCCGAGGCCATACGAGGTGGCGTTCGCCCTTGATACGGCCTCATCGAGGTCAACAAACTCCATCACCGGAAGTGCGGGTCCGAACTGCTCAGTGACCTCTAGCGCTGTGTTTGTGGATGGCTCAAAGACAATAGTCGGGCGGTAGAAGAACCCGGGCGCGTCGATACGATATCCACCCGCCAGCACTTGACCCCCGGCACTGCGAGCGGTCGCCACTAGCGCGTCGACCCTGAGGACTTGTCCCTCGATCGTCAGTGGACCCATTTGAGTCCGTGCATCAAGGCCATTGCCTACGATGGTCGCGTCGGCCCGCATCGCCAGACGGTCGGCCAAACTGCGAGCAATTGATTTGTGGGCATACACTCGCTTCACAGCCGCGCAGAATTGCCCGGCATTGACAAAGGCTGCTGCGAACAGCGCCTCGGCGACACCGTCGATGTCGACATCTGGAAAGACGATCGCAGCATCATTACCTCCAAGCTCAAGGATCGCCTTCTTCAGATCCCGAGCTGCCGAGACCGCTGCCGACCGCCCAGCACTTACAGATCCAGTG
Coding sequences within:
- a CDS encoding aldehyde dehydrogenase family protein, whose amino-acid sequence is MGFDLVLGMTVGGKSVGGTGLPVVDPATGETFAEAPLASEAVLDEALRSARSSQPAWAAQPIDERRSVLVELGEGLAARADEVATVLTRENGKPLREAMDEVTLAAQWFGWIAGLELEAAIARKTPDSYVRMLRVPLGVVGAITPWNYPIILAVVKIAPALLAGNTVVLKPSPHAPLSPLLMGETLAPLLPAGVLNVLSGGDTLGERLVSHGFCDMVSLTGSVSAGRSAAVSAARDLKKAILELGGNDAAIVFPDVDIDGVAEALFAAAFVNAGQFCAAVKRVYAHKSIARSLADRLAMRADATIVGNGLDARTQMGPLTIEGQVLRVDALVATARSAGGQVLAGGYRIDAPGFFYRPTIVFEPSTNTALEVTEQFGPALPVMEFVDLDEAVSRANATSYGLGASVWTGNGALAQKVASRLKVGTVWVNTHGELSHDVPFGGVKSSGMGVEYGQLGLEEFTQLKVVSERLH